In Fodinibius saliphilus, a genomic segment contains:
- a CDS encoding response regulator, with the protein MSTDISTDAKKILIVEDDNIQQIILERIIAQMGHTVIGSSAEGTKAIESALRIGAVDLILMDINLADDIDGIEAAKEISKHRKVKLVYITASEDPGKLERAKETDFIAYLHKPISQDILEETFAKAFPN; encoded by the coding sequence ATGAGTACTGATATATCTACAGACGCAAAAAAAATTCTTATTGTTGAAGATGACAATATTCAGCAGATTATTCTTGAACGTATCATTGCTCAAATGGGCCATACGGTCATTGGTTCCAGTGCTGAAGGGACCAAAGCTATTGAATCAGCATTGCGAATTGGGGCTGTTGATCTCATTTTAATGGATATTAACCTAGCCGATGATATAGATGGTATTGAAGCCGCAAAAGAGATTAGCAAACACCGCAAAGTTAAACTCGTCTACATCACTGCTTCCGAAGATCCGGGCAAACTGGAACGAGCAAAAGAAACCGACTTTATAGCATATCTGCATAAACCAATTTCACAGGATATTCTCGAAGAGACTTTTGCAAAAGCCTTTCCCAATTAA
- a CDS encoding DUF5343 domain-containing protein, with product MELTNIKGMKVSEAFLVNTKNFDTIINALATYDADDIVIDSDLLERLGYSDPNDLLVIRLLKDLNIINNDGKPSTHFKEFQNPETTNLALAKGLTTAYEDIFNNYPKLYQSKPDEINNAFLEVFKNHKTELIIKYISNTFYKMVNYVGVSTITKALNEDTDEDSQPVESEAAVLTQNGSYRTKNLPSGETIGKSDVEDIINRLAGSHNTIEANIPKEGKADSISEQTETPTPAQSVSENQEDPEPFEESSEKKEKDDTKDSNSQNIDDKNPIDLNIPLNETERTEISTKNSTSKQKFVQKALLRKSDLLFKMKRWEQLIPTLEEIINRYDTKKYPTLKKEVSKTIMRRAISLLKLNRNEKALPALDQVINRFKDSDNPELYNQASHAMLHKVQLLEKTGNSKELLPLYNTIVNRLNDSSEIQMLEKLDDIYLKRFDLILESNNEDEILDASSKLIDRFKGSGKHTDYIQKAMIKRAEMLDNMNRDEEALKAYNQFLGMFG from the coding sequence ATGGAACTTACAAATATTAAGGGTATGAAAGTCTCAGAAGCCTTCTTAGTTAATACAAAGAATTTTGATACTATCATCAATGCACTGGCAACCTATGACGCTGATGACATTGTAATAGATTCTGATCTGCTTGAACGTCTTGGTTATTCTGACCCCAATGACCTGTTGGTTATCCGATTACTTAAAGATTTAAATATCATCAATAACGACGGGAAACCAAGTACTCATTTTAAAGAGTTTCAAAATCCAGAAACTACAAACCTTGCCTTAGCAAAGGGGCTTACAACAGCTTATGAGGATATCTTTAACAATTATCCTAAGCTTTACCAGTCTAAACCCGATGAAATTAACAATGCTTTTCTAGAGGTTTTTAAGAATCACAAAACAGAACTTATTATTAAATACATCTCTAATACCTTTTATAAGATGGTTAACTATGTAGGGGTAAGTACGATAACAAAAGCTCTAAATGAAGATACTGACGAAGACTCTCAACCTGTTGAATCAGAAGCAGCTGTACTAACCCAAAACGGATCCTATCGTACTAAAAACTTACCTTCTGGTGAAACTATCGGTAAATCTGATGTCGAGGATATTATCAACAGGTTAGCCGGTTCACATAATACCATTGAAGCTAATATCCCCAAAGAAGGTAAAGCAGATTCAATTTCTGAACAAACTGAGACACCAACGCCAGCACAATCTGTTTCGGAGAACCAAGAAGACCCGGAACCATTCGAAGAATCTTCAGAAAAAAAGGAAAAGGACGACACAAAAGACAGCAACAGTCAAAACATCGACGATAAGAATCCTATCGATCTGAATATACCACTCAACGAAACTGAAAGAACAGAGATAAGTACCAAGAATAGTACTTCAAAACAGAAGTTTGTACAAAAGGCATTATTACGGAAGTCTGATCTCCTGTTTAAAATGAAGCGATGGGAACAACTGATTCCAACTCTGGAAGAAATTATTAACCGCTACGACACCAAAAAATATCCCACACTAAAAAAAGAAGTTTCCAAAACAATAATGCGAAGAGCAATATCTTTGTTAAAGCTCAATCGCAATGAAAAGGCTCTACCTGCCCTAGACCAGGTCATTAATAGATTTAAAGATTCGGATAACCCCGAACTCTATAACCAGGCTTCTCATGCTATGCTACATAAAGTGCAACTCCTGGAAAAGACCGGTAATTCTAAAGAATTGCTGCCTCTTTATAATACAATCGTAAATCGTCTTAATGACAGTTCTGAAATTCAGATGCTTGAAAAGCTTGATGATATTTATTTAAAACGTTTTGATCTTATTCTTGAATCCAATAACGAGGACGAAATTTTAGATGCAAGTTCTAAGTTAATTGATCGATTCAAAGGCAGTGGTAAGCATACCGACTATATTCAAAAAGCGATGATAAAGCGAGCCGAAATGTTGGACAACATGAACCGAGATGAAGAAGCACTGAAAGCCTACAATCAGTTTTTGGGTATGTTTGGATAA
- a CDS encoding aminotransferase class V-fold PLP-dependent enzyme, which translates to MNIDKLRNQTPGTSHVIHFNNAGASLMPSTVSESVISFLKKETLRGGYETANNYRDQIDQVYPVIATFINATPQEIALQENATMAWNMAFWAIDFQPGDRILTSVSEYASNYIAYLKLQKMMDISVEVIPNTDAGMTSVEALSSMLDEKVKLVSITHIPTNSGLVNSVEQIGDIIKPYSCLYLVDACQSVGHYPVDVKKIGCDMLSATGRKYLRGPRGTGFLYVNNEILTQLTPPFLDLHSAEWIKKEEYRVRNDARQFENWETNYAGVMGLKEAVSYATNLGISNIWKRITTLASTLRNTLSQISNVSVHDIGTTQGGIVTFTIDNISAELIQQKLSSNDINVSVSRKSSTRLDMEQRSLDQLIRASVHYYNTEKEISTFSDAVRAISTQANP; encoded by the coding sequence ATGAATATAGATAAGCTTCGAAACCAGACCCCCGGCACTTCTCATGTGATCCATTTTAATAATGCCGGAGCTTCTTTAATGCCCTCTACTGTTTCTGAATCTGTTATATCCTTTCTCAAAAAAGAAACATTACGAGGTGGATATGAAACTGCAAATAACTACCGAGACCAGATTGACCAAGTTTATCCAGTTATCGCAACTTTCATTAATGCAACTCCCCAGGAAATAGCTCTTCAAGAAAATGCAACAATGGCCTGGAATATGGCTTTCTGGGCTATCGATTTTCAGCCGGGGGATCGTATTCTTACTTCAGTATCAGAATATGCCAGTAACTATATTGCCTACCTAAAGCTTCAAAAAATGATGGATATTTCGGTTGAGGTTATTCCCAATACAGATGCTGGAATGACTTCTGTAGAAGCTCTTTCATCCATGTTGGATGAAAAAGTTAAGCTGGTGAGTATTACTCATATCCCGACCAACAGCGGGCTTGTAAATTCCGTTGAACAGATTGGCGACATCATTAAGCCCTATTCCTGCCTGTATTTGGTTGATGCCTGTCAGTCTGTAGGACACTATCCCGTAGACGTAAAGAAGATCGGTTGTGATATGCTTTCGGCAACCGGACGCAAATATCTTCGAGGCCCCCGGGGAACGGGCTTTCTTTATGTCAACAATGAGATTCTTACTCAGCTAACCCCTCCTTTTCTTGATTTGCACTCTGCAGAATGGATCAAAAAGGAAGAGTACCGTGTGCGAAATGATGCACGGCAATTTGAAAATTGGGAAACCAACTATGCAGGGGTCATGGGCCTTAAAGAGGCCGTTTCATACGCTACAAACTTGGGAATTTCTAATATTTGGAAACGCATTACAACTCTCGCCTCAACTCTCCGTAACACACTCTCTCAAATATCGAATGTATCAGTTCATGATATCGGTACAACCCAAGGAGGTATTGTTACCTTTACGATTGATAATATATCGGCTGAATTGATACAACAAAAACTCTCCAGTAATGATATCAATGTAAGCGTCTCGAGGAAAAGCAGTACGCGACTTGATATGGAACAACGAAGTTTGGATCAGTTAATTCGAGCTTCGGTACATTACTACAATACAGAGAAAGAGATTTCAACATTTAGCGATGCCGTTCGGGCAATATCTACACAGGCTAACCCTTAA
- a CDS encoding TetR/AcrR family transcriptional regulator encodes MIRSEKTRKLIIKKTAPIFNKKGYTGTHLSDLTKATGLTKGSIYGNFENKNEVALEAFRFNYSQLLNKINQRIQSVNKADEKLLAFLQYYKDEYQTIFNRGGCAILNTAIDADDGNKLLRSEVVKALSNWKQRLNNIIEEGIANNQIQKVDSHKLVNQIIALIEGSIMMAKTMNEPKILIDNIRLLENKIKQLKP; translated from the coding sequence ATGATACGATCAGAAAAAACCCGGAAGTTAATCATAAAGAAGACAGCTCCCATTTTTAATAAAAAGGGATATACCGGTACACATTTATCAGATTTGACAAAAGCGACCGGCTTAACCAAAGGAAGCATCTACGGTAATTTTGAAAACAAAAATGAAGTCGCCTTAGAAGCCTTTAGGTTTAACTATAGTCAACTGCTAAATAAAATCAATCAACGCATTCAGTCGGTTAATAAGGCAGATGAAAAATTACTGGCCTTTCTCCAATACTACAAAGATGAATATCAGACTATCTTCAATCGCGGGGGATGTGCCATACTTAACACAGCCATTGACGCCGATGACGGTAACAAATTGTTGCGATCGGAAGTTGTAAAAGCTCTCTCAAATTGGAAACAAAGACTCAATAATATTATTGAAGAGGGGATTGCCAACAATCAAATTCAAAAAGTTGACAGCCATAAATTAGTCAATCAGATCATTGCCCTCATTGAGGGAAGTATTATGATGGCAAAGACCATGAATGAACCCAAAATTTTGATTGATAACATCCGACTGCTCGAAAATAAAATTAAACAATTGAAACCATAA
- the fabF gene encoding beta-ketoacyl-ACP synthase II: protein MKRVVITGLGALTPIGSNTSEYWNGLLNGQSGANKITRFDTTKFKTNFACELKKYDPTSYFDKKEIRRLDRFNQYGLIAAEQAINDAGLNFNKLNTDRTGVIFSSGIGGFETFEKETLSYAENDYTPQFNPFFIPKIIANGIAGQLSIKYKLRGVNYTPVTACASSTNGLIQAFNYIKWDKADLIITGGAEAPITESSIGGFNTMRALSTDNSNFKTASCPFDTDRDGFVLGEGAGALVIESLENALKRDATIYAEIVGGGESSDAHHIVATHPEGEGALLAMSKAIEEAKITPSHIDYINAHATSTGLGDLSEIKAIERLFKKDLDQLQISASKSMIGHLLGAAGAVEAIATCLSLNNNLIPPTINTRTIDDQIPSPINLTLKTKIQKKITYALSNSFGFGGHCSAVVMKKYNR from the coding sequence ATGAAAAGAGTAGTAATTACTGGCCTTGGTGCCCTTACCCCCATTGGTAGCAACACCTCAGAATATTGGAATGGATTGCTTAATGGGCAGTCCGGAGCAAATAAAATCACAAGATTCGATACTACAAAGTTTAAAACAAACTTTGCCTGTGAGCTAAAAAAGTATGATCCAACCTCCTATTTTGATAAAAAAGAGATTCGAAGGCTCGATCGGTTTAATCAATATGGACTTATTGCAGCTGAACAGGCAATAAATGATGCAGGTCTCAATTTCAATAAGCTTAACACCGATCGCACTGGTGTAATATTTTCAAGTGGCATTGGTGGATTTGAAACATTCGAAAAAGAAACGTTGAGCTATGCTGAAAATGACTATACCCCACAATTTAACCCCTTCTTTATCCCAAAAATCATTGCAAACGGTATTGCCGGACAACTATCTATAAAATATAAACTTCGTGGCGTTAACTATACCCCGGTAACGGCTTGTGCATCATCAACAAATGGTCTTATTCAGGCATTTAACTATATAAAATGGGATAAAGCGGACCTTATAATCACAGGTGGAGCTGAAGCCCCAATTACCGAATCTTCAATCGGAGGTTTTAATACCATGAGAGCCTTATCTACAGACAACTCAAACTTTAAAACAGCCTCTTGCCCTTTTGACACCGATAGGGACGGATTTGTACTTGGTGAAGGTGCCGGTGCGCTTGTTATTGAAAGTTTGGAAAATGCCCTCAAGAGAGACGCAACAATCTATGCTGAAATAGTAGGTGGCGGTGAAAGTTCTGATGCTCATCATATTGTTGCAACTCATCCCGAAGGGGAAGGTGCCCTTTTAGCAATGAGTAAAGCCATTGAGGAAGCAAAAATCACCCCTTCTCATATTGATTACATCAATGCTCATGCAACATCAACCGGGCTAGGTGATTTATCTGAAATAAAAGCGATTGAGCGACTCTTTAAAAAAGATCTTGATCAACTGCAGATCAGTGCCTCAAAATCTATGATCGGACACCTGCTCGGTGCAGCCGGGGCTGTAGAAGCAATTGCAACATGTCTGAGTCTAAATAATAATCTTATTCCACCTACCATTAATACAAGAACTATTGATGATCAGATACCATCGCCAATAAACCTGACGCTTAAAACCAAAATACAAAAAAAGATCACCTATGCACTAAGCAACAGTTTCGGTTTTGGCGGTCATTGTTCAGCAGTTGTGATGAAGAAGTATAACCGCTAA
- a CDS encoding methyl-accepting chemotaxis protein yields MLALNAAVEAARAGNHGKGFAVVAEEMRGLAEQSQEAAVEINDLSESSMSVAQESGHILKEMVPNIEETTDLVKDIATSSVEQSTGADQINASIQQMNEVL; encoded by the coding sequence CTGCTAGCTCTAAATGCAGCAGTTGAGGCAGCCCGGGCAGGCAATCATGGAAAAGGGTTCGCTGTAGTTGCCGAAGAAATGCGGGGCCTTGCAGAGCAGAGCCAAGAGGCTGCTGTTGAAATTAATGACCTCTCTGAATCAAGTATGTCGGTAGCTCAAGAATCAGGTCATATCTTGAAAGAGATGGTACCTAATATTGAAGAAACAACTGATCTCGTTAAGGATATTGCCACCTCCAGTGTGGAGCAAAGTACTGGGGCCGATCAAATTAACGCTTCTATACAACAAATGAACGAAGTTTTATAA